The Flavobacterium commune genome contains a region encoding:
- a CDS encoding glycosyltransferase family 4 protein: MKIVYCTGALYNPGGAERVLISKANYLAATGNHEVYIVTADQWDKPFCFALNDKIKFIDASVHSLVPKRVIPLLTKRLLLPKIVRHYQSIIDEIQPDIIIVNELGYDDEVIPKLHTVAKKIREFHSSHEAVKMMIKAKRDWKSRLQSGYVNRQSYRQFNKFDCVVLLTETDCKKVNYDTLTEVIPNTLSKPEIECSRLEERKVITVGRLDNLKNHIEQIEVWAEVVCEHPDWTLHIYGEGPEKKRLQQAILERGLDKNVFLEGICTDLTKMYQTSSFFLFTSLAEGFGMVLIEAMSLGLPCISYDCSCGPSEIIDNGVNGWLVPIGDTKMLTEKTKELIGNSEMRIKMGSAAYEKSKYYFPENIMPRWELLFNKLVGNNL, translated from the coding sequence TTGAAAATAGTTTATTGTACAGGGGCTTTATACAATCCTGGAGGAGCAGAGAGAGTGTTGATTAGTAAGGCTAATTATCTTGCAGCTACAGGAAATCATGAAGTCTATATTGTAACAGCCGATCAATGGGATAAGCCATTTTGCTTCGCTTTGAATGATAAGATTAAGTTTATTGATGCTTCAGTTCATAGTTTGGTTCCCAAAAGGGTTATTCCTTTGCTTACTAAAAGACTTTTATTGCCGAAAATAGTCAGACATTATCAGTCTATTATAGATGAGATTCAACCGGATATTATTATTGTAAACGAGTTAGGGTATGATGACGAGGTAATTCCAAAGTTACATACTGTTGCAAAAAAGATAAGGGAATTTCATTCTTCACATGAAGCAGTGAAAATGATGATTAAAGCCAAAAGAGATTGGAAATCCAGACTACAATCGGGTTATGTAAACAGGCAAAGTTACAGACAATTTAATAAATTTGATTGCGTAGTTTTGTTAACTGAAACTGATTGTAAAAAAGTAAACTATGATACATTAACTGAGGTTATACCCAATACATTATCCAAACCAGAAATTGAGTGTAGCAGATTAGAGGAGCGTAAAGTAATTACTGTTGGACGTCTTGATAATCTAAAGAATCATATTGAACAAATTGAAGTTTGGGCAGAAGTAGTTTGTGAACATCCTGACTGGACATTACATATTTATGGTGAAGGGCCAGAAAAAAAGCGTTTACAGCAGGCAATTCTTGAAAGAGGATTGGATAAAAATGTTTTTCTGGAAGGTATATGCACAGATCTTACTAAGATGTATCAGACATCGTCATTTTTTTTATTTACATCACTAGCCGAAGGTTTTGGAATGGTTCTTATTGAGGCTATGTCCCTAGGTTTACCTTGTATAAGTTATGATTGTTCCTGTGGACCTTCCGAAATTATAGATAATGGAGTTAATGGTTGGTTGGTTCCGATAGGAGATACTAAAATGTTGACTGAAAAGACCAAAGAGTTGATTGGAAATTCCGAAATGAGAATTAAAATGGGAAGTGCTGCTTATGAAAAAAGTAAGTACTATTTTCCCGAAAATATTATGCCTCGCTGGGAATTGTTGTTTAATAAGTTAGTAGGGAATAATTTATGA
- a CDS encoding SP_1767 family glycosyltransferase — protein MKDKLFFLNKRLKGRMAVLFYKWLKKPEIKNTDETINYIIKNRCSVSRFGDGEFQILLGEYLIFQDYHPLLAEKFAAILAQKEDLNHITCIPSVLTDNSELKSAPKEYWHQYFSGNYYYLKPYFTFKKPYYDSLLSRLYMDQLNSQLSKTRFEMIRNVWEAQDILFIEGEQSRLGVGNELFDNARSIKRILCPSLNAFSCYDEVLNYVSINIRKDTLILLALGPTATAMAWDLCKLGYWAIDIGHIDIEYEWMNMGATEKVPVKNKFVGDIFTFSEESNGNLEEYKKSIIKIIN, from the coding sequence TTGAAAGACAAATTGTTTTTTTTGAATAAAAGGTTGAAAGGCAGGATGGCGGTACTATTTTATAAATGGTTAAAAAAACCAGAGATAAAAAATACCGATGAAACTATCAATTATATTATCAAAAATCGTTGTTCTGTTTCACGTTTTGGAGATGGTGAGTTTCAAATATTATTAGGTGAATATTTGATTTTTCAAGATTATCATCCATTGCTAGCTGAAAAGTTTGCAGCCATTTTGGCACAGAAAGAAGATTTAAACCATATAACTTGTATACCTTCTGTATTAACTGATAATAGTGAATTAAAAAGTGCTCCTAAAGAATATTGGCATCAATATTTTAGCGGGAATTATTATTATTTAAAGCCTTATTTTACTTTTAAAAAGCCTTATTATGATTCTCTATTGAGTCGTTTGTATATGGATCAATTAAACAGTCAGCTTTCCAAGACACGTTTTGAAATGATTCGGAATGTTTGGGAGGCTCAAGATATTCTTTTTATAGAGGGAGAACAATCCCGTTTAGGTGTTGGAAACGAGCTGTTTGATAACGCGAGATCTATTAAACGTATTCTCTGCCCTTCATTGAATGCATTTTCCTGTTATGATGAGGTTTTGAATTATGTTAGCATAAATATTAGAAAAGATACTTTGATTCTTTTGGCCTTAGGTCCTACGGCTACTGCGATGGCCTGGGATTTATGTAAATTGGGATATTGGGCAATAGATATTGGGCATATTGATATTGAATACGAATGGATGAATATGGGAGCGACCGAAAAGGTTCCGGTTAAGAATAAATTTGTTGGAGATATCTTTACATTTAGTGAAGAGAGCAATGGCAATTTAGAAGAATATAAAAAATCAATAATTAAAATTATAAACTAA
- a CDS encoding acyltransferase family protein, producing the protein MKFKFIDSIRGVAILMVILVHTSQRIDGIDYVTMMISQYGQMGVQLFFLASAYTLCLSAQLRNNESLALIKFGIRRFFRIAPLYYLGILIYLVISLMLSKIGSGEFILSNIYNVKNVISNVTFTHGFYPPANNNIVPGGWSIGTEMAFYSIFPLLFLIANKRINSSLASIFKYVLIGLVFSQLILFTLHQLDIKVINNSFVYYNLINQLPVFLLGIGYFFYKTKLAIELKTIVNLFGFLFFTILSFLLWLSGIDYFFSVIPFISGLSFIFLIELFRKNDFLNHSLLIRIGQLSFSMYLFHFIFAWYITGIFTSKFELINGTVSFLVFYIFTVISTFGIALLSEKYIEQPSIELGRRIIKRIDVLTELYNKKHKETST; encoded by the coding sequence ATGAAATTTAAGTTTATTGATTCCATAAGAGGTGTAGCTATTTTGATGGTTATTCTTGTACATACTTCTCAGAGAATTGATGGAATAGATTATGTGACGATGATGATTTCTCAATATGGTCAAATGGGAGTTCAACTTTTTTTTCTTGCATCAGCTTATACCTTATGTTTATCTGCCCAATTAAGGAACAATGAATCTTTAGCTTTAATCAAATTTGGCATAAGAAGATTTTTTAGAATTGCACCATTATATTATCTTGGGATATTAATTTATTTAGTTATTTCTTTAATGCTTTCGAAAATTGGGAGCGGGGAATTTATTCTATCGAATATATATAATGTTAAGAATGTAATTAGTAATGTTACATTTACCCATGGGTTTTATCCTCCAGCTAATAATAATATAGTTCCAGGGGGGTGGTCAATTGGTACAGAAATGGCTTTTTATTCTATATTTCCTTTATTGTTTTTAATTGCAAACAAGAGAATTAATTCATCTTTGGCAAGTATTTTTAAGTACGTATTAATAGGATTAGTATTTTCTCAGTTGATTTTGTTTACACTTCATCAGTTAGACATCAAAGTAATTAATAATAGTTTTGTTTATTATAATTTAATAAACCAATTACCGGTTTTTTTATTAGGGATAGGATATTTTTTTTACAAAACAAAGTTGGCTATAGAATTAAAAACTATTGTTAATTTATTTGGTTTTTTATTCTTTACAATTTTATCTTTTTTACTTTGGCTTTCCGGCATAGATTATTTTTTCTCAGTTATTCCCTTTATATCAGGATTGTCTTTTATTTTTTTGATCGAATTGTTTCGTAAAAATGATTTTCTGAATCATAGTTTACTAATAAGAATAGGGCAACTTTCTTTTTCAATGTATTTATTCCATTTTATTTTTGCGTGGTATATTACAGGAATTTTTACCTCTAAATTTGAGTTAATAAATGGAACTGTTTCTTTTCTTGTATTTTATATTTTTACAGTAATTTCTACATTCGGGATTGCTTTACTATCTGAGAAATATATAGAACAGCCTAGTATTGAATTGGGAAGGAGGATTATAAAAAGGATAGATGTTTTGACTGAATTATACAATAAAAAACATAAAGAAACTAGTACTTAA